The genomic DNA CAGCGCTTGCGCTACATTATCGATATCTTCCTCGACAGGCTCGTCATTCGCCGTATCACCTCCGATTGTCACAGGGACGCTACGGAGGAAAATTTGAAATGTGGATACGGTTGATGGAACTGGAATGCCGCGAGGCCACTCCTTCGATGCAACAGCATTCATCTCATCGTACAAGGACTGGTAGTGTTTCCACGCATCCTCATCCCACGTGCGCAGGAAGATGCTGAACTGTGGCGGGCAGCCGTGATTTTTCGTGAAATACCCCTCGATGCCGATTCGCAAGTCTTTGTGAATAGCGACCTGTTCGATCTTCTGTTTTTGCCATATGCGCCAATCACAAAATTTGCTGATTGTTGCGCAGCTTTCGTCTTGTTTACGAAGCAGTTCAAGCTTCGATAGGTACCCTTCCAATTTCCTCGCCACTGCTGGGACGTATTTGGTTTGAAACTTCTCGTTCATTTCCCAAATCGTCCATTGGTGCTCGCAATAAAAGTCAAACAGTTCATTTTCCATGGTTGCACCCCGACGCCGGTTTTCGATTTCTGTAATAAAGTCATATAAATGGATGAGAAGCTTTGTATCTGCCTGTTGTGTCACGGCGCCGAGGCGCGGTTTAAGAAAGGCGAAGAACTTACAGTAGGTGATGCCGACGAATCCCGTCTCATTCATCCTGTTTTTTTCGGACGGATCGGTGATGTCAAAGACCGAGAGCACAATACAGAGCGCCGGCGGGCGTAGTCGTTTCCGGTATACAGACAAGTCGTTGTACAAGGACGCGGTGATCTTATTCTCGATGCCAATCACACCGGCATGAGTTTGGATGACAAGATCGATGCGTTTGCCCTCCGCATCAACCTCCACTCGTGCAAACGCATCGTTATACGAGGCGGCGTCTCGCAACCGGGGCAGCCCCTCAGCCCCGTCGTCTTTCTCAGCCACAGCATCGAGCAGCGCGCGGATGAGTGTATCACCCAGCCTATGCTCATTCGCGGGCGTAAAATAAAATTGCAAAATACGACTCGTTACTTCTTCGAAACGCCAACCTGGATAGCGGCATAGACCCAGATACGTCGTCGGCAATTGTACGCGCGGGATTTGAGCATACTTCTCGATTATGTCTCCAAATGATTGTAGCGGTTTTAAGTCATCGCGCATGTTAACTCCAAAGGGGGCATGTGTTGTTTCGTATTATTTGTGAATTTCGCAGCATCACACATATCGAACCGTGGGCTATCATGAATAACGCAACCGGCAAATTACATTGATGGGGCCCAGTCATGTATGGCTTGGAAATCAGGTGACGCCGAGCGCTACAAGGCGTTGTCTGTTCATCCCCGCGCGTGCGGGGAAAACACGTGATCGACTGGCCGGAAGTCACAGTAGAACGGTTCATCCCCGCGCGTGCGGGGAATACGTGGGTCTGCGCCGGTTGACCTTGCACAACCTCGGTTCATCCCCGCGCGTGCGGGGAATACGTGGGTCTGCGCCGGTTGACCTTGCACAACCTCGGTTCATCCCCGCGCGTGCGGGGAATACACTAGCCACGGCCCCGGCGTAAATTTCGTTTCCGGTTCATCCCCGCGCGTGCGGGGAATACACCGCTGCGGGTTTCGCGCAGATTGCAAAGATCGGTTCATCCCC from Ignavibacteriota bacterium includes the following:
- a CDS encoding PD-(D/E)XK nuclease family protein, translated to MRDDLKPLQSFGDIIEKYAQIPRVQLPTTYLGLCRYPGWRFEEVTSRILQFYFTPANEHRLGDTLIRALLDAVAEKDDGAEGLPRLRDAASYNDAFARVEVDAEGKRIDLVIQTHAGVIGIENKITASLYNDLSVYRKRLRPPALCIVLSVFDITDPSEKNRMNETGFVGITYCKFFAFLKPRLGAVTQQADTKLLIHLYDFITEIENRRRGATMENELFDFYCEHQWTIWEMNEKFQTKYVPAVARKLEGYLSKLELLRKQDESCATISKFCDWRIWQKQKIEQVAIHKDLRIGIEGYFTKNHGCPPQFSIFLRTWDEDAWKHYQSLYDEMNAVASKEWPRGIPVPSTVSTFQIFLRSVPVTIGGDTANDEPVEEDIDNVAQALDQVWSRLWASLLRFTARDETQSTG